Proteins encoded in a region of the Deefgea piscis genome:
- a CDS encoding integration host factor subunit beta — MTKSELIAKLAARYPQLVAKDAELAVKTILDAMARSLSQGQRIEIRGFGSFDLNYRPPRTGRNPKSGTKVSVPEKFVPHFKAGKELRERVDIDA, encoded by the coding sequence ATGACCAAATCAGAACTCATTGCGAAACTTGCTGCTCGTTATCCGCAGTTGGTAGCAAAAGACGCAGAGTTAGCCGTAAAAACGATACTTGATGCGATGGCACGCAGCCTTTCGCAAGGCCAACGTATCGAAATTCGTGGATTTGGCAGCTTTGACCTGAACTACCGCCCGCCAAGGACTGGACGAAATCCAAAGTCGGGCACGAAAGTGTCCGTTCCGGAGAAGTTTGTTCCGCACTTCAAAGCGGGCAAAGAATTACGAGAACGTGTTGATATTGATGCGTAA